GGGATGAAGAGCATCTGTTACTTGCTGACGAATCTGCCTCTTTCGCTAAAGCTTGTCTGAGACTAATCAGTGACGACAGCCTTAGAAGAAAGCTCGGCAAGAGTGGTCGTGATAAAATTCTGAAATCCTATACATGGCAAGCCATTGGACGTCGACTAGTTGAAAAAGCGAACTCGATTCTCAAACAGGAAGTGACCACCAAATGAGTTTTCAGAATGATAATTCACATAATGAACCAGCTGAGCCCCCCATAGTTGTCCTGCTCGGATTGCCCTTCCATGACCTCACACTGAAAGAAGCACTTGAGGAATGTAATCGTGCTTTGAAAGGGAATTCACCGGAGTACTTCGCAACTGCAAATGTGGATTTCACCGCACAAGCATATAAGGACAACGACCTCCGGCGTATTCTCTTTTATGCCCATCGAATTGTATGTGATGGCATGCCCCTTGTCTGGGCTTCGCGCATCCTCGGGCGCCCACTGCGCGAACGAGTTGCTGGCTCTGATCTTGTACCTCGCCTGTTCGAACAGTGCGCCCGAAACCAACACAAGATATACTTTTTTGGCAGTGATGAAAAGACACTGGCCGAATGCAAAGAGTGTCTTGAAGAAAGGTATGTGGGCATTCAGATAGTTGGTTACGAATCACCTCCCATGGGTAATGTCGAAGAATGGAATAACGAAGAGATTGCTCGACGTATACGCTCATGTGAGGCCGACCTTCTTCTCGTAGCCCTTGGTTGTCCGAAGCAGGAGCGCTGGATATATGCCCATCATAACGAAACCGGAGCCCAATTGAGTATCGGTATCGGAGCGAGCTTGGACTTCATAACTGGCAAGCAAGTACGTGCTCCAGAATGGATGCAAAAAATTGGAATGGAATGGTTCTGGCGGATGGCCAGTAATCCAAAACGTCTTGCGGGCCGTTACTTCAACGACCTTATTTTCTTAACCTTTGCAGTCTTTCGACAAAAATTAAGTCTACTAAGACGAAAAACCAGACCGGATGCCTCTAAGCCCCATCCCACTCCACCTCCTGATTTTGACCTTATTGAATGGCCTTCTGACGTTGAACGCGCGAACGTAAATAGTGCACCATTCCCAGGTAGCATTACGAAGGCCATTTTATTGGATTTAAGTGCCATTGAGTTTATTGATAGTTCCGGTCTGGGCCGCATAGCAGCACTGGGTCGGCTGTGCCGTGACTCAAATCAAAATCTGGTGTTGCTCAATCCATCCACTGCCGCCAAATCAGCATTGGCATCCGTTCGAATGGATTCCTTGTTTCCAATCGCAATGTCGAAAAGTGAAGCGGCAGAGTTGCTGGCAAAAAACAATTCTGCAACTGCTATAACACAAAAAGAGAAGAACCACATACGCTTACGTTTTGAAGGAACATTAGAAGCCGCAACATACGATCAGATGATGGACGAGCTTCTCCTAGCAATCCAAAAAGGAGGCACAAATGTCATCATCGACCTATCGAAAGTTGATTTCATAGACAGCAGGGCAATTGGCGGTTTGATTAAAATCAAACGCGAGCTAGCACATCAGAAGCGAGAGTTATTTATCGATAATGCAAAAGAATCTGTTCGTGAAACACTGAGACTTCTGCGCATCGATAAACTCTTGCCTGAGTATCCCTCATCAGTCGAACCATGAAGGTACTCATCTCCGCAGGCATGGTTCAAGGTGGCCGATCAGGTGTAGCCAGATACATCATCGAACTTGTCAGATCTTTTGCTGAAATGAACCAGAACGATCTCGACCTTTATGTATTGGGACTGAAATCTGACCAGCATTTCTTCCCAACAATTACCGAAGATCACTGGATAACAATTCCTCAGGCATTTGCAAAAGGTCCAATGAATTTGCTTTGGCATCAGTTATTCCTCGCGAGTAAGCTGCGACAGCTAAAAATCGATATTTTGCACATACCCAGCTATCGTCGTATCCTTTACAAAAGCCCGGTCCCTCAAGTCGCCACAATTCACGACTGCGCACCATTTATAATGGCAGCAAAATACGATGCCAGCCGCAATTTCTTTGGGACAAAAGTTGTGCCTCATCTTGCTCGTCGACTGCCATTGATCTTCACGGTTAGTCAAGCGACAGCCAAGGACATCACAGGATACATGAAGGTTGACAGCAAACGTATTGAGCTAGCTCCAAACGGAATCGACCACAGTCATTTCAAGCCCCAAAGCAGCACCGCAATCAAGGCATTTAAAGAACGACATAAATTGCATCGCCCGTATTTCATCTACGTCGCGCGTCTTGAACATCCTGCTAAAAATCACATCAGGCTGATCCAGGCATTTGAGAAATTTCAGAGCCAATCAGGACTTGATTATGAATTGATTCTGCCAGGTGCGGACTGGCATGGCTCAGAGACTATTCGCGCAACGGTAGAAACCTCACCAGAGAGGAATCGAATACGCTTGGCCGGATTCGTTAAAAACGATGATCTTCCCCTTTGGTATGCATCCTCTGAAGCCTTAGTTTTTCCTTCCTTAATGGAAGGCTTCGGCATACCTGTGATTGAAGCGCAAGGCTGTGGAACGCTTGTGGCCTGCGCGGATGCAACAAGCTTGCCAGAAGTC
The Rubellicoccus peritrichatus DNA segment above includes these coding regions:
- a CDS encoding glycosyltransferase family 1 protein — its product is MVQGGRSGVARYIIELVRSFAEMNQNDLDLYVLGLKSDQHFFPTITEDHWITIPQAFAKGPMNLLWHQLFLASKLRQLKIDILHIPSYRRILYKSPVPQVATIHDCAPFIMAAKYDASRNFFGTKVVPHLARRLPLIFTVSQATAKDITGYMKVDSKRIELAPNGIDHSHFKPQSSTAIKAFKERHKLHRPYFIYVARLEHPAKNHIRLIQAFEKFQSQSGLDYELILPGADWHGSETIRATVETSPERNRIRLAGFVKNDDLPLWYASSEALVFPSLMEGFGIPVIEAQGCGTLVACADATSLPEVAGEAATLFDGKNIDSMSKVMLQLSKLSSSKRNEKHKQGLQWASNFTWKATAQKCLKGYTKVLNKN
- a CDS encoding WecB/TagA/CpsF family glycosyltransferase, with protein sequence MSFQNDNSHNEPAEPPIVVLLGLPFHDLTLKEALEECNRALKGNSPEYFATANVDFTAQAYKDNDLRRILFYAHRIVCDGMPLVWASRILGRPLRERVAGSDLVPRLFEQCARNQHKIYFFGSDEKTLAECKECLEERYVGIQIVGYESPPMGNVEEWNNEEIARRIRSCEADLLLVALGCPKQERWIYAHHNETGAQLSIGIGASLDFITGKQVRAPEWMQKIGMEWFWRMASNPKRLAGRYFNDLIFLTFAVFRQKLSLLRRKTRPDASKPHPTPPPDFDLIEWPSDVERANVNSAPFPGSITKAILLDLSAIEFIDSSGLGRIAALGRLCRDSNQNLVLLNPSTAAKSALASVRMDSLFPIAMSKSEAAELLAKNNSATAITQKEKNHIRLRFEGTLEAATYDQMMDELLLAIQKGGTNVIIDLSKVDFIDSRAIGGLIKIKRELAHQKRELFIDNAKESVRETLRLLRIDKLLPEYPSSVEP